A single region of the Thermococcus paralvinellae genome encodes:
- a CDS encoding GNAT family N-acetyltransferase gives MILRGRVVGNEIPRFKHRWFGILEVEAKDEKYKLYMSGVAQWFVTEDEVEIHVKEKPKVKNGEKILDFDDYELYKFYQGDKIKVWPLWEKEYEAKRYSPLTGELLYTYKIKAREATYESDFEAIAELEQYHYASQKEKVALWRCERCGNVFEANTKQKCPKCGSEDVHILEIKGSTPASRFLILELENREEYEPRILAYVRIDPPIPLMHRRLPNGEIEKNIREKVFPEDWFHPAFWPEKILKELYEELKKRYPKKVARSMLWEKAKWQALRESNTAGARIARVVVHPDYRSDGLGQLSVKAALEWIKERRIPEMRKRKHIVETIAQMARYNPFFEKVGFKFLWETASGRPVLFYPLTDEAKEYIERFLKEDPYAPKDGRLWRPSYGKVEPLKSSIIFKNVSKVFESELDIKGLPEEIQELLRAFGVRHRVIQRPVLRNLNFEIKPKELIVVVGASGAGKTTLLRLILGAAKGYWEEKYRPTSGEIEVPENVKVSVMIPGEFEPEFGSESILEHVYRKIKDLNAAVEVLNRSGLSDAVLYRAKFSELSTGQKERAKIASLLAEKPNLLLMDEFAAHLDTLTAMRVAKKVSEIIREAGITAVIITHRPEVVKALDPDKVLFVGYGTVRISK, from the coding sequence ATGATTCTTAGAGGTAGAGTCGTTGGTAATGAAATTCCACGCTTCAAGCACCGATGGTTTGGAATTCTTGAGGTTGAGGCTAAGGACGAAAAGTATAAGCTCTACATGAGCGGCGTTGCTCAGTGGTTTGTAACCGAGGATGAAGTTGAGATTCATGTAAAAGAGAAGCCGAAAGTTAAAAATGGTGAGAAAATTCTTGATTTTGATGATTATGAGCTTTACAAGTTCTATCAAGGAGATAAAATCAAAGTTTGGCCATTATGGGAAAAAGAATATGAAGCAAAGCGCTATTCCCCACTAACTGGTGAACTGCTCTATACCTACAAGATTAAGGCGAGAGAGGCAACTTATGAAAGCGACTTTGAGGCAATAGCGGAGCTTGAGCAGTATCACTATGCATCTCAAAAGGAGAAAGTTGCACTCTGGAGATGTGAGAGGTGTGGCAATGTCTTCGAAGCAAATACAAAGCAAAAATGTCCGAAGTGTGGAAGTGAAGATGTCCACATCTTGGAGATTAAGGGTTCAACCCCTGCTTCACGCTTCCTTATTCTTGAGCTTGAGAACAGAGAGGAGTATGAGCCAAGAATTTTAGCTTATGTTAGAATTGACCCACCAATTCCATTGATGCACAGGCGATTGCCTAACGGCGAAATAGAGAAGAACATTCGTGAGAAGGTCTTTCCAGAAGACTGGTTCCACCCAGCATTCTGGCCGGAGAAAATTTTGAAGGAGCTTTATGAAGAGCTCAAGAAGAGATATCCCAAAAAAGTTGCCCGCTCAATGCTCTGGGAGAAAGCAAAATGGCAAGCTTTAAGAGAGAGCAACACTGCTGGAGCAAGAATTGCAAGGGTTGTTGTTCATCCAGATTACAGGAGTGATGGATTAGGCCAACTAAGCGTTAAAGCTGCATTAGAATGGATTAAAGAACGTAGAATTCCAGAGATGAGAAAGAGGAAGCACATAGTAGAGACAATAGCCCAAATGGCTCGTTATAATCCCTTCTTTGAAAAAGTTGGCTTTAAGTTCCTCTGGGAGACTGCAAGTGGAAGACCTGTTCTATTTTATCCGCTGACTGATGAAGCCAAAGAATACATAGAGAGATTTTTGAAAGAAGACCCATATGCCCCCAAAGACGGAAGACTGTGGAGGCCAAGCTATGGAAAAGTTGAACCATTAAAGAGCTCGATAATTTTCAAAAATGTAAGCAAGGTCTTCGAGAGTGAGCTTGACATAAAAGGTCTTCCCGAGGAAATTCAAGAGCTTTTGAGGGCTTTTGGAGTTAGACATAGAGTGATTCAGAGACCCGTTCTGAGAAATCTAAACTTTGAGATCAAACCAAAAGAGTTGATTGTGGTTGTTGGAGCTAGCGGTGCAGGTAAGACAACTCTGCTGAGGTTAATTCTTGGAGCGGCTAAAGGTTACTGGGAAGAGAAATACAGACCGACAAGCGGAGAAATTGAAGTGCCAGAAAACGTTAAGGTCTCGGTCATGATTCCTGGAGAATTTGAGCCGGAGTTTGGAAGTGAGAGTATATTGGAGCATGTTTACAGGAAAATCAAGGATCTGAATGCAGCAGTTGAAGTTTTAAATCGCTCTGGTTTGAGCGATGCTGTGCTTTACAGGGCAAAGTTTAGTGAGCTTTCCACAGGACAGAAGGAGAGGGCCAAGATTGCGTCCCTGCTTGCGGAAAAGCCAAATCTATTACTTATGGACGAGTTTGCTGCTCACCTTGATACTCTAACTGCTATGAGGGTTGCAAAGAAGGTCAGCGAGATAATTCGTGAAGCTGGCATTACGGCAGTGATAATCACCCACAGACCGGAGGTCGTTAAAGCCCTCGACCCTGATAAGGTGCTCTTTGTCGGCTACGGCACAGTTAGGATCAGCAAGTAA
- a CDS encoding FKBP-type peptidyl-prolyl cis-trans isomerase → MLMKVAKGDVVRLHYIGKVKETGEIFDTTYEEVAKEAGIYSEKGIYGPVPIAIGAGHVLKGLDEQLEGLEVGKKYIIEVPPEKAFGRRDPKLIKTFTLGQFRRQGIMPFPGLEVEIETESGKKLKGRVLSVSSGRVRVDFNHPLAGKTVIYEVEIVEKIEDPIEKVKALIELRLPMVDLSKVKIEVGEKDVKVDFSDVEIDKNTLILGEIILESDLRFIGYEQVEFKPTIDELLKPPEVKVEEEMEREVKEQESKEEKEEKVESEEIKEETEEVAESVEEKTEEVKAEGEEAAREEAKE, encoded by the coding sequence ATGCTCATGAAAGTGGCAAAGGGAGATGTTGTAAGACTTCATTACATTGGAAAGGTCAAAGAAACTGGAGAAATCTTTGACACAACCTATGAGGAAGTTGCAAAGGAAGCTGGAATTTACAGTGAGAAAGGTATCTACGGCCCAGTGCCAATTGCAATCGGTGCTGGTCATGTTCTCAAAGGGCTTGATGAACAGCTTGAAGGCCTTGAGGTTGGGAAAAAATACATAATTGAGGTTCCTCCAGAGAAGGCATTTGGAAGGAGAGATCCCAAGCTCATCAAGACGTTTACCCTTGGTCAGTTTAGAAGGCAAGGAATCATGCCATTCCCAGGGTTAGAAGTCGAGATAGAGACTGAAAGTGGAAAGAAGCTGAAGGGAAGAGTTCTAAGTGTCTCAAGCGGAAGAGTTAGAGTTGATTTCAATCATCCACTGGCTGGAAAGACTGTTATATATGAAGTGGAAATTGTAGAGAAAATTGAAGACCCAATTGAGAAAGTTAAAGCATTAATCGAGCTAAGACTTCCAATGGTGGACCTTAGCAAAGTCAAGATTGAAGTTGGAGAAAAGGATGTCAAAGTTGACTTCAGCGACGTTGAGATTGACAAAAATACGCTGATTCTTGGGGAGATCATCCTCGAGAGCGATCTCAGGTTCATTGGCTATGAGCAAGTTGAGTTTAAGCCTACAATTGACGAGCTGTTGAAGCCCCCAGAGGTCAAAGTTGAAGAAGAGATGGAGAGAGAAGTAAAGGAGCAAGAAAGTAAAGAAGAGAAAGAAGAAAAGGTTGAATCCGAAGAGATCAAAGAGGAAACAGAAGAAGTCGCCGAAAGTGTAGAGGAAAAAACCGAAGAAGTTAAAGCTGAAGGAGAAGAAGCAGCCAGAGAGGAAGCTAAAGAATGA
- the mrtA gene encoding CPBP family archaeomyxosortase MrtA, whose protein sequence is MRVFLLYLISLIFIILNRHLGQNIYEWVFYDVLFYVFLPLITTYLLGFKPNELGFKIGRREGYIWAFVLFLITLPLSIYASRMGSFRNFYPIFSYSSWGDFVFKELLVGAIMFAHEAFYRGILLFPLAKKNEWLGILAQNIPYTLIHIGKPPLEVPYSFIAGIVFAKMDLKSESFLPSFFLHWIGAVIFDILCIISV, encoded by the coding sequence ATGAGGGTTTTCCTTCTTTATTTAATTTCCTTGATTTTTATTATCCTTAACCGGCATCTGGGTCAAAATATCTATGAGTGGGTATTTTATGATGTTTTGTTCTATGTGTTTTTACCCCTAATTACAACTTACCTTTTGGGATTCAAGCCTAATGAGCTGGGATTTAAGATTGGTAGAAGAGAAGGTTATATCTGGGCTTTTGTCCTTTTTCTAATAACTCTGCCCCTAAGCATTTATGCATCCAGAATGGGGAGCTTCCGAAACTTTTACCCGATTTTCAGCTACTCTTCTTGGGGCGATTTCGTCTTCAAAGAGCTGTTAGTTGGAGCCATAATGTTTGCACATGAAGCGTTTTATAGAGGAATTCTGCTGTTTCCGCTAGCAAAAAAGAACGAATGGTTGGGAATTTTAGCCCAAAACATTCCCTACACCTTAATCCACATAGGAAAGCCTCCTTTAGAAGTTCCATACTCATTTATAGCCGGAATAGTATTTGCAAAAATGGATTTGAAGAGCGAAAGCTTTCTGCCGAGCTTCTTTTTACACTGGATTGGAGCTGTGATTTTTGACATCCTTTGCATCATATCAGTTTAA
- a CDS encoding DUF4097 family beta strand repeat-containing protein, producing the protein MIEIIEREYEVTDGLKLVLSNVNGDIKIKGYNGDTIKMRAEKKWGLLASEPKIKVKKEGNVLKIEAKYKKTFGIGLGGSSVNFDILVPKSIEVEKVGSVNGKISISNVNGVLKIGNVNGSIELENVEVSKVGNVNGPIKAVLRSVRNDVKISTVNGAIKVLLPREADVIISASTTNGRILAEGFENVTTSLTGTFGPKSFSAQLGSGKYSIKLSTVNGKIEIKLI; encoded by the coding sequence ATGATTGAAATAATTGAGAGGGAGTATGAGGTAACTGATGGGTTGAAGCTTGTTCTCAGCAATGTGAATGGAGATATTAAAATAAAAGGCTACAATGGAGATACAATAAAAATGAGAGCAGAGAAAAAGTGGGGTCTCCTTGCATCAGAGCCAAAAATCAAGGTAAAGAAGGAAGGAAATGTTCTGAAAATCGAGGCTAAGTACAAGAAAACTTTTGGTATCGGCTTGGGTGGAAGTTCGGTTAATTTTGACATCCTTGTTCCGAAAAGCATTGAAGTAGAGAAGGTTGGCAGTGTAAACGGCAAAATCTCAATTTCAAATGTTAATGGAGTTCTCAAAATTGGAAACGTAAATGGATCAATTGAGCTCGAAAATGTGGAAGTTAGCAAAGTTGGAAATGTAAACGGTCCAATAAAAGCCGTGTTGAGGAGTGTTAGAAATGACGTGAAAATTTCAACTGTAAACGGTGCAATAAAAGTTTTGCTTCCAAGAGAAGCCGATGTAATTATATCAGCAAGCACGACAAATGGAAGAATTTTAGCAGAAGGTTTTGAAAATGTTACAACTTCTTTGACAGGGACATTCGGACCCAAGAGCTTCAGCGCACAGCTTGGCTCTGGAAAGTATTCAATCAAGCTCTCTACGGTAAATGGGAAAATAGAGATTAAACTGATATGA